One window of Pseudomonas sp. FP198 genomic DNA carries:
- the copD gene encoding copper homeostasis membrane protein CopD gives MLLFGLAAFGLYSLRGQERASGAVLPFASLLATTAVLGMLLSLGAMACMTWAMSGASEWAELRPHFEMMVLETDVGLSWTLRMAALLLAGFAVTLDSRSPTVSLVLAMLGGAVALATLAWAGHGAMDEGARRSWHFISDFLHLWAAGGWVGALAAFVLLLRQAEPQLAVLVRTLSGFATAGAVIVAVIAVTGVANYLFIVGPNVAGLLDSTYGQLLVLKLGLFLAMLGFAALNRFHLGPLLEQARQTGEHDVAVEALRRSMLLELGVAVIILGLVAWLGTLSPGME, from the coding sequence ATGTTGCTGTTCGGCCTGGCTGCGTTTGGCCTTTACAGCCTGCGAGGTCAGGAGCGGGCGTCAGGCGCGGTGTTGCCTTTCGCGTCGTTGCTGGCGACCACGGCCGTGCTTGGGATGTTGCTCTCCCTGGGCGCCATGGCGTGCATGACCTGGGCCATGAGCGGAGCTTCGGAGTGGGCGGAGCTGCGGCCGCACTTCGAAATGATGGTGCTGGAAACCGATGTCGGTCTGAGCTGGACGCTGCGCATGGCGGCGTTGTTGCTGGCCGGCTTCGCCGTGACGCTTGATAGCCGCTCGCCAACCGTCAGCCTGGTTCTGGCCATGCTGGGCGGAGCCGTGGCTCTGGCGACGCTGGCCTGGGCGGGGCACGGCGCCATGGACGAAGGCGCACGCCGGAGCTGGCATTTCATCAGCGACTTCCTGCACCTGTGGGCAGCGGGTGGATGGGTCGGTGCCTTGGCCGCCTTTGTCCTGTTGCTCCGGCAGGCCGAACCTCAATTGGCGGTGCTGGTCCGGACCTTGAGCGGATTTGCCACGGCCGGTGCGGTGATCGTGGCAGTCATCGCTGTGACAGGAGTCGCCAATTATCTGTTCATCGTCGGCCCGAACGTCGCGGGGCTGCTCGACAGCACCTATGGTCAGCTGCTGGTGCTGAAACTCGGCCTGTTCCTGGCCATGCTGGGGTTCGCCGCGCTGAACCGTTTTCACCTGGGCCCGCTGCTGGAACAGGCTCGACAGACCGGCGAGCACGACGTCGCGGTGGAAGCGTTGCGACGCAGCATGCTGCTGGAGCTTGGTGTGGCGGTGATCATCCTGGGACTGGTGGCGTGGTTGGGGACGTTAAGCCCGGGGATGGAATAG
- the copC gene encoding copper homeostasis periplasmic binding protein CopC: MSFIKTAVMAAALSTGLFASGLAQAHPKLLSSTPAEGAEGAAPTKIELHFSENLLTKFSGAKLMMTGMPGMSAHAPMPMPAKVSGSDDPKTMVITPHAPLTAGTYQVQWRAVSSDTHPITGNITFKVK; encoded by the coding sequence ATGTCATTCATCAAAACCGCTGTCATGGCCGCCGCGCTGTCCACCGGCCTGTTCGCCAGCGGCCTGGCCCAGGCCCATCCGAAACTGCTGTCCTCCACCCCCGCCGAAGGCGCTGAAGGGGCAGCGCCGACGAAGATCGAGCTGCATTTTTCCGAGAATCTTTTGACAAAATTTTCCGGCGCCAAGCTGATGATGACCGGGATGCCCGGCATGTCGGCGCACGCCCCCATGCCCATGCCGGCCAAGGTTTCCGGCAGCGATGATCCGAAAACCATGGTCATTACTCCCCATGCACCTCTCACCGCCGGCACCTACCAGGTGCAGTGGCGCGCGGTATCGTCAGACACGCACCCGATCACCGGCAATATCACGTTCAAGGTGAAGTGA
- a CDS encoding cyanate transporter, whose translation MENIQILSTRAVWLMVSIVLVALNLRPSMAAVGPLLSAIRGEVPLSFSSASLLTMLPVMAMGVAMFLGMRIALRIGEHRTVVLSLLIIGIATASRLYLDSAAGLVTSAVVAGLGIALIQAVMPALIKARFADSVSLLMGLYVTSIMAGAALAASFSPFVLAQTGSWRIGLAIWALLALVALGCWCAQRSSVTPLPEAASRRHQAFSGNARAWLLAIFFGLGTASYTCVLAWLAPYYVEKGWSEQHAGLLLGFLTTMEVLSGLITPAIANRRQDKRKILIVLLVMIMAGFCGLILNPERLSLLWPSLLGLGIGGLFPMSLIVSLDHLDNPRRAGGLTAFVQGIGYLIAGLSPLIAGMIRDRLGSFEWAWWSLVAVTALMMVMVVRLDPKHYAKHIR comes from the coding sequence ATGGAAAACATCCAGATCTTGAGCACCCGCGCCGTCTGGCTGATGGTCAGCATCGTGCTCGTAGCGCTGAACCTGCGGCCCTCGATGGCCGCGGTCGGGCCGCTGCTATCAGCCATTCGCGGCGAGGTGCCCCTGAGTTTCAGCAGCGCTTCACTGCTGACCATGCTGCCTGTCATGGCGATGGGCGTGGCGATGTTCCTGGGCATGCGCATCGCCCTGCGCATCGGTGAACACCGTACCGTCGTCCTGTCGCTGCTGATCATTGGTATCGCCACGGCATCGCGCTTGTATCTGGACAGCGCCGCCGGCTTGGTCACCAGCGCGGTGGTGGCCGGGCTCGGAATCGCCTTGATCCAGGCCGTGATGCCAGCACTGATCAAGGCGCGCTTCGCCGACAGCGTCTCGCTGCTGATGGGCTTGTACGTCACCTCAATCATGGCCGGCGCGGCGCTTGCCGCCTCGTTTTCACCCTTTGTCCTGGCGCAGACCGGCAGTTGGCGAATCGGCCTGGCGATCTGGGCCTTGCTGGCGCTGGTCGCCTTGGGCTGCTGGTGCGCCCAACGCTCGAGCGTCACGCCCCTGCCCGAAGCCGCATCCCGGCGCCACCAAGCGTTTTCCGGCAACGCCCGGGCCTGGCTGCTGGCGATTTTTTTTGGCTTGGGCACCGCCTCCTATACCTGCGTACTGGCCTGGCTGGCACCGTATTACGTGGAAAAAGGCTGGAGCGAACAGCACGCCGGCCTGCTGCTGGGATTTCTCACGACGATGGAGGTGTTGTCCGGCCTCATCACTCCGGCGATCGCCAACCGCAGGCAGGACAAACGTAAAATCCTGATCGTTCTGCTGGTCATGATCATGGCCGGCTTCTGCGGCCTGATTCTCAATCCGGAGCGCCTCAGCCTGTTATGGCCGAGCCTGTTGGGGCTGGGTATCGGCGGGCTGTTCCCCATGAGCCTGATCGTCTCCCTCGATCATCTGGACAACCCACGCCGCGCCGGGGGGCTCACTGCATTCGTGCAGGGCATCGGCTACCTCATCGCCGGGCTGTCGCCGCTGATTGCCGGGATGATCCGCGACCGACTGGGGAGCTTCGAATGGGCCTGGTGGTCGCTCGTGGCGGTCACTGCGCTGATGATGGTCATGGTAGTGCGCCTGGACCCGAAACATTACGCAAAGCACATCCGCTAA
- a CDS encoding copper resistance protein B gives MISLFKSPTLPVAVLALGTSLSAWAASDTMQGMDHSQMPAIDHSQMQGMDSMQGMDSMQAAPTRSRTPIPELTAADRAAVYEDHGGHAVHDSAINSFFLIDQLEWQDADHGSALSWDASGWIGGDIDRLWLRSEGERTHGKTEEAEFQALWGHAISPWWDVVAGVRQDFKPGDSQTWAAFGVQGMALYNFEAEATAFIGEDGQSAARLEGDYDILLTNRLILQPTAEANFYGKNDPDRGVGSGLSDTEVGLRLRYEIRREFAPYVGVTWNRVYGNTADYARDEGEDRSEARLVVGVRLWF, from the coding sequence ATGATCAGCCTGTTTAAATCCCCCACCCTGCCCGTGGCTGTGCTTGCCCTCGGCACCAGCCTGTCAGCCTGGGCAGCAAGCGACACGATGCAAGGCATGGATCACAGCCAGATGCCGGCAATAGACCACAGCCAGATGCAAGGCATGGACTCGATGCAGGGCATGGATTCCATGCAGGCCGCGCCCACCCGCAGCCGCACACCGATTCCCGAACTGACCGCCGCTGACCGCGCCGCCGTCTATGAAGACCACGGTGGCCATGCGGTGCATGACAGCGCCATCAACTCGTTCTTCCTGATCGACCAGTTGGAGTGGCAAGACGCCGATCACGGCAGCGCCCTTAGCTGGGATGCCTCCGGCTGGATCGGCGGCGACATCGACCGCTTGTGGCTGCGCTCCGAAGGCGAGCGCACCCATGGCAAGACCGAAGAAGCCGAATTCCAGGCCCTCTGGGGCCATGCCATCAGCCCTTGGTGGGATGTGGTGGCCGGCGTGCGCCAGGACTTCAAGCCAGGTGACTCACAGACCTGGGCAGCATTCGGCGTACAAGGCATGGCGCTGTACAACTTCGAAGCGGAGGCCACCGCCTTCATCGGTGAAGATGGCCAGAGCGCGGCGCGCCTGGAGGGCGACTACGACATCCTGCTGACCAATCGGCTGATTCTGCAGCCCACCGCCGAAGCCAACTTCTACGGCAAGAACGACCCGGACCGGGGCGTCGGCTCGGGGTTGTCCGACACCGAAGTGGGGCTGCGGCTGCGCTACGAAATCCGCCGCGAGTTCGCCCCCTACGTTGGCGTGACCTGGAACCGCGTCTACGGCAACACCGCCGACTACGCCCGGGACGAAGGTGAAGACCGCAGCGAGGCACGCCTGGTAGTGGGTGTGCGCCTGTGGTTCTGA